The Daucus carota subsp. sativus chromosome 9, DH1 v3.0, whole genome shotgun sequence genome window below encodes:
- the LOC108203884 gene encoding uncharacterized protein LOC108203884 — MSLKGYGLRLSRSKTEYHWANFSEEIHEADVAVCIAEGRVPQTNTFKYLGSIIQSNGDISTDVTHRISTGWLRWWAATGVLCDKNVPLKLKGKFYRVAIRPSLLYGSECWPLRKAQERRLETAKMRMLRRICGNTMTDHIPNDTFRRLLGVESISKKIREGRLRWYGHVRRKCSSAPVRRVEHISVRGKRKRGRPRRTWADQLSLDMGALNLTGDMTLDKNDWRRRIRVVETRSRGSQRL; from the coding sequence ATGTCGTTGAAGGGTTATGGATTGCGTCTGAGCCGTTCTAAAACCGAGTATCACTGGGCCAATTTCAGTGAGGAGATTCATGAGGCGGATGTTGCTGTATGTATTGCGGAGGGTCGTGTACCACAAACTAATACCTTTAAATACTTGGGTTCTATCATTCAGAGTAATGGCGATATTTCTACGGATGTTACACATCGTATTTCGACAGGATGGCTTCGTTGGTGGGCTGCTACAGGGGTGTTGTGTGATAAGAATGTacctttgaagttgaagggtAAATTCTATCGTGTAGCAATCAGACCATCATTATTATATGGTTCCGAGTGCTGGCCATTGAGAAAGGCTCAGGAACGTAGGCTAGAGACAGCGAAAATGCGTATGTTGCGTCGGATCTGTGGTAACACCATGACAGATCATATACCGAATGATACTTTTCGACGTCTTTTAGGTGTTGAGTCTATCTCTAAGAAGATAAGGGAGGGACGTTTACGTTGGTATGGACATGTTCGGCGTAAATGTAGCTCAGCACCGGTTAGGAGAGTAGAACACATATCGGTTCGGGGTAAGAGAAAGAGGGGTCGGCCTCGTCGGACATGGgctgatcaattaagtttggacatgggagccttaaatctcacgggtgatatgacattagataagaatgattggagacggcgtattagagtagttgagactAGGTCTCGTGGCTCACAGAGATTATGA